CCCCTCCAGCCTGTCTTCCTTCTCCGCTTTCTTTTGAAGGGGTACGAAGAGGGGGCACTGATTAGTGACTCCACTCACTATACTGGGACAGATAACAGAACTGCTCTCTAAACTAGTCTACGCTTTGTTACCATCTGGTTTGCCACCTGGATTGAGTGCAGGGAAGGACACGGTGTGCCTAACGAGGAGTCCCACTGTCCCACACAGCCACACTGGGAAGCCAGACCTGGCTCAGCAGAGCTGGTCTTATCAACAGTGCAGGTGAGCGTGCCCCACAGACGCAGGGAGGTGGTGTGTGCAGCTGTTTTGAGCAGAGTCACACTCTCTAAATCCCTTGCAAGATCTGTTTCTGAATAGGGATCAGGACttccagtgatttttaaaaaactggaacAATGCGGCTATGTTACACTATGAATGCCAACCAAGTACAGTGGGGGCTCCCCCTCCCAACCCTATACTATTTGGTTGATTTTCTTGCACACaggttcaaaaagaaaaataccaaatcaaGTCAACATGCTTAGGAGTCTCTGAGCCCCCACAGTAGTGGGGAGGCCTTTCTGAGGTCTTCAACTCATCTTTCCAAACTCATGGTCATAGTCTGGACTTCACTGCAGCAGACTTCCCGCGGTGGGCGTGCGGTGGGCATGCGGTCTTAGCCGCAGTTCACCCTTAAGTGGACATTACTTCTCCCAGAGGCTCCACCTGGAAGCCGGTGGCCTCCTTTCACCACCGTCACACCACAGGACAGCTGTGGCCTGGCCCCTCGCCCACCGCCGTCCCTCCTGTGTGCTTTGCTTCACAAATGGCTTTTTGGTTAACACACAGTTAGCAGGCACTGTAAGTATTCGTTTGAGTGCTTTAGAATATTTAATTAAGCGTCAAAATTCTTCCCACAGAAGCCCTGAGGTATCTTTTAAGACCAGCTGCTTCCTTAGAGAGAGTATGTGTTAAAAAGTAACCTGtaaacacatttaatttttaagccAATAACCCCTGAGATCCACAGAGGGCCCTCACTGACTGCCATGCAGGATCATGAGAGAAGGTGCAGAGGCAGACGGGCCACCAGACCCAGACGCCCGTCTCCCCGACCTGGGAGGGAGACTGCTCTCTGTCTCAAGGGTGTCGAAGAGGACACTGTGGACCTACGTCACTGCTGGGGGACACTGGGTCCCAGCAGCATCTGTGGCCAGTTTGTCAACATAAGgctgttttttcctttctgaagtcTTATTAAGTGGTGAGATGATGTCACCACTTTGGCCAAAGCCTCGCCGTTGCCCAGCTGGCTGCCATGGGAGCTGACACTCCTGTGCAGGAGGCTCTGGCGGGGGGACTTGAGATGTGCATGTGCCAGGCATCCGCCCACGCAGACTGCTGGGTGCTATGAAAGCTGCAGGGAAGGCACCAGGACACTGTATCTATGCAAATGACTGTTAGAGCCCCTTGGAATGCTGCGCTCACAGCACTGACTGTCCCAGGGGCATCATCTGAACACCATCAGGAAATAGCCCTTGAAGCTTTCTCACTTCATAATCCTTTTCAAAAGGTTCTGACTGACTCAGGACAAGAACAGTGAGGACGGCCTCTTGGCCACCTGGCTGTGGGGCTTGTCTCTGGTCGGGGGCTGTGTCCTCACAGAGGTGAACACCATGCTGCTGACCAGCACACATCCCTGCTTCTCTCGCAGCTGGAGGGCCGAGTTGCTAGGAGCACAGGAGTGTCTTGCTCAACGCAGCATCAGCACATCTGCAACAGCAGCGAGGCAGCTGTCCGCAGCTGGGAGCCAGCTCTGCGCTGCACAGGGTGCGGGCAGGGCAGCATCGCACCAGAGGCCTGGCTGGGGACTGAGGGCTTGCAAGCAACCTGGGCGTTTACCGGGCATAGCTCCAAAGGGTGGCTCCAAGAAGCTTAGGGGTCTGGGCAGTATGTCTGTGCACACAGGCGTCTCTGGTCATGAGGGGGACGAGAAGCCGGACTGCTTCCCGCAGCCCAAGGTCCGTGGGCCTGGGACGTCACCTGGGACTGCCAGGGCCTGGGTGTTCTGCCCAATGAGGCAGAATGTAAACAACAGGGTCAGGTGTGGGAGAGTAACAAGAAAAGGTCTTTTCTCAAAGCTCCTGAGAAGGAATGCCAGGAGACCCTGGCACACAGCTGAGAGCTGTGCTTCTATGCCTTACACAGAATGCCCGCTCAACGCCAGTTCCGCAGAGTTGGGAAAAAGGAGTGACTGTCGATACTGTCCTGCAAATATCCTTCTTTTGGGAACCCCAAACTCTGCTCTCAGGACAGTTAAGAGACAGCCCTCCACAGGTGCCTTTGGCCTGTCTATCCTGGGTTCTCTTCCTttaagtgtgtgtttgtgccaacCTGGAGGCGGGCTGTTAGGGCGGGAAACAGGGTGGGGCTGTGAGGGGCTGTgaggggcagagcaggggctTCTCCTGCTGGGGGAACACAGAGAGGCTTCCAGAAGCAGGTGGAAAGGTGGCAGGGAGACCACACTCCCTCGCTCACCACTGGTCCTGTTCTGTCAGTCCCTTTCCCAGAGGGGGATGCTGAACGGGACGCTAGACCCTGTCCTGGGCCTGCTGAGGCCACACCACGGCGAGTGAGTAGTTGAGGAGGGAACAGAAGGTGGAACAGACTCTGCTCATCAGAAACTCAGAGCCGAGAACTgtctcccagccccaccccagtcCGATGCACCAGCCCTGCCCCCCAACATGCAGGAAGAGGCCTGCCCCTCAACTGCGTTGCAAATGAAACGGTGCTCCGAAACCTTGAGGTTCTCGAAGTCCCGCTGGTACTTCTCCTGCAGGGCGGCCGCGCTGCCCCGCGGGCCCTTGTGCTCCAGCTCCTCCCGCAGGAGGTCCGTCTGCGCCTCCAGCTCCTGGACGCGCTCTCTCAGCCCCGCGGTGGAGTCGGCCTCCCCGGAGGCGACCTGCAGGGCGTCGCTGGGCTGCTCGGCTGGCCAGGTGGAGGACGGGGGCGGGAGGGGGCTGCTGGCCGGGAGGGCCTCTgggggctggccctggccctggcagaGGGTCTCCTGCAAGCACTGCAGGTTCTGGGAGTAGTGCGCCTGCAGGGTCCTCAGCTCCTCCTCGTGGATGGtctgcagctccctgaccttgaGCTGGAACTTGTCCTCCAGGGTCTGCATCTGCTGCACGTGCTGCCTCTCCATGTCCTGCCTGTCCCTGACCGAGGCGTCCAGCTGGCGCAGGACCCGGCTGTGCTCAGCCTGCAGGGTGTTCTCTGCTCGGTTCAGCTGCTCCACCACACACCTGATCTCCTCCTCGTACCTCCCTCGCAGGGCGCACATGCTTGCGCTGTGCTTGCTCTCCACCTCCTCCAGGTACTGCTGCTGATGGGCCAGCTGGGCCGCCTGGGCCTTCAGCTCGGCGTTCTCCCTCTGCACGACGGCGATCACTTCCAGGTACTCGCTCTTCTGCTTCCGGAGCAGGTCCTCGTACTCCGCCCGCAGGGCTCCCACCGCCTGCTCGTGCTCCTGGCAGGAGGCCGCCCTGCTCCGCCAGGAGCCCCGGTAGTGCTGGAGCTCCTTCTCGTACTCCAGCCGGATTCTGCAGGCCGCATAGCACACCTGAGCCTGAATGATCGCATCTTTAACTAGTAATGAAGAATACTGACCGAGGCCTCCCAAGGACGTGTTGTACGAGAGATTCCAGGACGCCTGAAGAAGCTTCTGACAATCTCTCACGGACTCCACAGGGGGAAGAGAAGCTAGAGAGACAGATATCTCTCCTAAGAGGCTGGCCTTATCTTTAAGCTGTTGGGCGAGTTCTTCTTGAATAGCGACGAGGGCCCCAGAGCTCTGGTCAGACAGCTGAGCGGGCTCCTGGGAGCCGGTTATGTCCCGACAACTGAGATCTTCTCCTAGCGGGCTCCTGTCCCAGGAAGCCTGTGCACCACCTGCAATGCCTGCTGGAAGCCTGAGGGCTTCCACGACCTGCTGCATCACCCTCTCAAAGTCCGGGGTCTGGTAGGCTCCCAGGATCTTCCCCAGCAGGAGCTTGTGCTGCTGCAGGGCCACCTGGGTCCCCTGGAGGGTCTCCTGGATGCTCTGCAGCCGCCGGTGGAACGACTCCCTCACTGACTGCACAGCGAAGCTGAGCTCCGCCCTGACCCACGTTGCATCTGCCAGGGCGGGGACCAGGGCCTGCGGGAGGCTCTGCTGCCCTTCTCCCGACGTGCCAGCTGCCTCGCCTCCCAGTGTCCCCAGGTGCTGACTCAGGGACTCGACCTGACTCCAGAACTCACCGTCCACCAGCACTTTCTTAGCCCAGGCGTCTGCCGGGGTCCCGAGCCAGACGGCAGCACCGGGCTCCCGGGGCAGCACCCCCGACTGAGACACCTCGTGGAGGAGGAGCGAGATGTCCGACGTCGTGTTTTTTAAAGAGTCTGCTATCTGGTGTATCAGAGAGGCTTCCAGAGCCACCTGGTCAGCAAGGAGCTGCAGCTGCTCCTGCTCCGTCAGTTCGGGCCGATGAGGCGGCTGCTGCAAAGTCTCCTTCGCTTTCTCCAAGAAACTCCCTTCCTCAAGCTGAGCCTGGGCCACACCGTCGGCGGGAGCCGGCCAGTGCCGCAGGGCCTGGATGGCACTGACCAGCACGCCCTCCACGCTGGCCAGGGGGCTCGCTTCTGCCTGCTGGGCCTCCTCCTGGCCAAGCCCTTGCAGAGACCGTAGCTGCTCGCAGCACTTTTCTAAGCAAGCCAGGGCCTGCGTGTTTCTGACCTGgaagctgcccagctccccgatGCGAGCTTCGACAGCCTTCACCCTGGCCTGCTTCTCCTGCTCCAGCTGGGAGGCCAGCGCGCCGACCTGGAGCAGGCTGGCATGGAGCTGCTCACGCAGCCGGGCCTCGGTGCCGGCCCACTGCTGGTGCAGCGAGAGCAGGGCCTCCCGGCTCTGGCCCTGCTGGCTCTCCAGCTTCCCCGTCACGTCTTTGAGCTTCTCCTCCGTGACGTACAGCTTGGTCTCCAGGGAGTGTATGATGGAGAGGTAGGTGTCCGAGTCGCTGTTAGCAGGGAGCGAGCTGAGGGTGGCCTCGGACGACAGGCTTTCCTCGGAGGGTGACCGGTCCTGGCTGGTGTCAGAAGAGGTGCTACTTGTCCAGGTCTTCTCAGACCCCTCGGGCTGGGTGTACTTCTGGCACTGGATCGTGGAGAACCTGATTCTTTGCCTTTTGACACTCGGTGCCCCCTGCTCAGACTTCCCTGTGTTCTTCGGGTgcccctcctggtcaggcccttctgaCTTTGGGGGCATCACGCCCGCTTCTCTCCGGGGGCTGCTGTGCTCGTGCTTCTCCCTCGGGGGGGCCCCTGGGTCCTCACCCTCAAGCCTCCCGGGGGGGCAGCCCGGAGATGCGCCCGAGGCGTGGAGTGGTGCGCCCGAGGCGTGGAGCGGTGGGCCCGAGGGGGCGCTGCCGTCCTCTGCTTCCTCCAGGGAGCTCTGCGGCTCCTCCGCCTCCTCGGAAGAGGCCTTCGTGAATTTCCTCAGAATCTCTTCCTTTGTCTGGAGCTTCATCTCTGTTTCCTCTAAGCTGCTCCCCAAGGCGACCATTTTAACCAAAGCCTCGTTGAGGTCCTGATCTTTCTTCTCCAGGACCTTCTCGTGCACCTCCTTGATGTGCCTCAGCTCCTGCTCCTTGTCCCTCAGCAGCGCGTGCAAGCCCTGCAGCTGGCCGGCCGCCCTGCGGTAGGAGTGCTCCAGGCTCTGGTAGTCGGCCTCCCTCCCCCGCAGCTTCTCCCGGAGCTCGGCCACGTCCCCGTCGCACAGGGCGGTGCGCCCCATCAGCTCCTGGAACCGCTGCTTGAGCAGGTCCCGCTCCTCCCGCAGGCTCTGCACGTGCTCGGCCAGCTTCTGGATGCTGGCCTCCTTCATCTCCAGCTGCTCCTCCAGCTGGCGCACCACCTTGCTGCCCTCGGACCTCGCACTCAGCTTCTCCCTCTGGAGGGCCTCCATCTGCTGCGCGTGGCCCTGCAGCTGGTCCTCGTAGGCGCTGGCCCTGTCCTCCACCTCCTTCAGGTTCTGCAGCAGCGCCTGCTTCTCCCTCTCGCAGCTGTCCAGCAGCAGCTCGTAGTTCCTCTGCAGCTTCTCCTCCATCAGCCGCTGGGCCTGCTCGCTGGCGCCCAGCTGCTGGCCGAGGTCCGCGATGCGCTCCTGCAGCCGCTGCACCTCCTGCTGCCGGTCCCTCTGCAGCGCCTGCTGCGCCCCCAGCTCCCGCAGCTCCTGCGTCTTCTCCAGCAGCAGGGCCTCCACGCTCTTGAGCTTCTGCTCGCTGGCCTGCAGCTGGCCGCTCAGCGTGGCCTTGCTGTGCCGCCACTCCTCCAGGTGCTCGCGGACCCTCTCCTTCTCCAGCTTCAGGTCGCCCTGCAGCCTGGCCAGCGCCTGTTCCTTGGCGGTGAGCTCAGCGGCCGCACTGCGGAGCCTCGCCTGGAGGCTGTGGATCTCGGCCTCGTGGTGCCGGGCTGCGTCCTTGGCCTCCCCGTAGCTACGCTTCAGGGCCTGGGCCTGCTGTGCGGTCAGCCCCTGGCGCTGGCCCTGGACCTCCAGCTCCCTTTGCAGATCTCGgctgactctgtggagcctctgccaggCACCAGATGGGGAGGTGGCCACTTCAGTCTTAAAAAAACCGATTAAACACTGGTTAGTAACACTCGGGCTTCCCAGTTCTGAGTGTCACACCTCTGGCCAGGGTCAACCACAGAAAAGCTCCTTGGTGGGTTTGCCTTTTATCCTttgcacaattttttttcattaaagaaaatatcCAACAAATCATCTTAATTATTTTGGTAAGTGCTGCTTCCAGGTAAACAGAAAACATGGAAAATAACATCAAAACAACTCTAATCAAATAGCTTCTAGGAGAAGTGAACCAAACAAAGCTGAATAATGAGCACACGGGGAAGCAAAACAAAGACCGACAGACAAGAGCCGCAGAAGGGGGCAGAGCACGGGCCTCTGCTTGTTTGGTTTGCAAAACAAGAGGCACGAGCTCTAGACACACAGCCTGGAAAAGCACAGGACGCAGGGGCGGTGTGATGTCACTTCCTTCTGGGACAGGGCGAGAAGGAAGGGAGGCAACTGCTCGGGAATGTCAGCGAGGTGACATCCGAGCATTTTCCTTTCGGAAGTGGAGCTTGTCCTCTACAGAACAGGAAGAACTAGTCTCTACCTGTAAGAAGACAAAACGAGGGGGAACAAAAACCATGGAGTAAAATATGATCATCAACAGAACAAGCAAACCTTCGTGGAATTCAAAACAAGAAAGTGAAGcatgcagaaaacaaaacaagacacaaacGAAAACTCCCCAAATGAAAGGCATGCGGACCAGACAAACTAACAATGcagaaataaacaagaacatGTACAGAAGTGAGAACAGCCCAGCCTAAGAATTTGGTCTGCTTGTGGCCCCTCAGTCTGCCGGGGATCCACAGATGTGACACTCAGTTGCATTATTAAGTTACACTCTAAACCATGCAAGCTCCTCCTCCCAGCAGTGAGTGTGGTGCCTGTCCCCCGGCCAACTCCTTCTGACCCTTAATCCCAAAGGCCGTGTTCATTCTTACAAGTATTCCCAGAGCGCAAGGGGAAGTTCAAGGCAACCTGCTATTGGCCTAACAGGAAGGTGTTCAGAAGCCAGCTCTGCCGAACGCTGACTCATgggggcttgagtgcaggctcatgcaATCGTTCAAGTTAAACACAGGGGTTCTTGGTTAGCAATGCACAAAATCTGCTGCAAGTGTCTTTTTACCACCTGAGTGGAGTGAGGTTTGTATAGTATGGGGGCCCACCCAAAGTTTAAAAAGATGCTCCTCAAATCTGCAGGTCCTGCATGAATGACCCAGAAAGCCCAGAGTGAGCTGTGTAGAAAAGAAATGCCCACCACCACCAGCTCTGGTGCCCACGAGTCTGAACTGGGCATGGCAATAACTACAGCCAGAGGgcgagagaggagggtgggggcacatggggtgcccagggccatggtcaaagctgagggaaaagaaaaatggaagaaagaaagagaaggcagagggaaCATGCAACAAAAATGGGCTggacagaggcaggaggcagactgCCCAGAGGGCTCAGGTGCTGCCCCATGACTCAGCCTGAGGCAATCTGGAAATGGTGACACAGCAACTGTGCATAGAGATTCAGGGTCACTGAGAGCTGGAAGGACCCTCGGGGACCAGGTCTATGTCTACCCGGCAAGGAAAGGCTAATACTGTGGAGGAGGGGATACCAGTTCCTGCTGGTCAGTGGCAGGGCCTGCACTTGACCCAAGGACCGTGACTTGAAAAGCCAGGTCCTCAGCCTTGGCAGAGAGCCCTGTTGCATCACCCCATTTTGCTTTCCCTAGTAACCCTTCCTCAGTTGTGTCCCCACCAACATGTCACCCCATGGAGCAGGAGTGAGCTGTTTTAACCCAGAACTAAAACAGGCCTAGAAGGCTGCAGGGTAGTCAGCCCACAATGCTCTACCTCGTCCAGCTGACCTACTGTCCGGCGAGACACCCTGAGCAGTGCCCACTGCTCTCTGTGAATCTGCCTGCTGACCGGGACTGTGACACAGAGATCTCTGGTGATGGACACTGCGTTTGGACCCAAGCCGTGACCCTCCTCATCTCCTCCTCTAGGCTGCCTGGTGGGTGGGCTGGCTCAGGGCTGGGTGGCCACATTTCCCCCCTGAAACCTCAGTCTAGGTAGCACTGGGGCCCCTAGGCTAGGTCTGCCGGCAGGAATGACACTCAGGGACGGGGATCCAGCGCTAGGTCTGCAGCTGAACTGGGGCAAGGGGGCACTTGGCTAGCTACGTCATGCCAGTTTCCTCTATCTGTAAGACAGGCCTAAAATGGCTCttgtaaaaactattaaaaatatcatGCAA
The DNA window shown above is from Saccopteryx bilineata isolate mSacBil1 chromosome 2, mSacBil1_pri_phased_curated, whole genome shotgun sequence and carries:
- the MPRIP gene encoding myosin phosphatase Rho-interacting protein isoform X4 encodes the protein MSAAKENPCRKFQANIFNKSKCQNCFKPRESHLLNDEDLTQAKPIYGGWLLLAPDGTDFDNPVHRSRKWQRRFFILYEHGLLRYALDEMPTTLPQGTINMNQCTDVVDGEGRTGQKFSLCILTPEKEHFIRAETKEIISGWLEMLMVYPRTNKQNQKKKRKVEPPTPQEPGPAKVAVTTSSSSIPSAEKVPTTKSTLWQEEMRAKDQPDGSNLSPAQSPSQSQPPGASTLREPGLEGRDEESSMSSDRMDCGRKVRVESGYFSLEKTKQDLKAEEQPLAQPASPPSPSTPNNRYSGPGPPSQERHPLPPPGPPAPCRMIYSSYLGSLDVASQPPTDVDSGSTGGRGAERLGCTFAFKASRQYAALADVPKAIRISHREAFQVERRRLEHRTRARSPGREEVARLFGSERRRSQVIEKFEALDIEKAEHMETNLSAGPPPSSDTRQGRSEKRAFPRKRPDLLNFKKGWLTKQYEDGQWKKHWFVLADQSLRYYRDSVAEEAADLDGEIDLSTCYDVTEYPVQRNYGFQIHTKEGEFTLSAMTSGIRRNWIQTIMKHVHPTSAPDVTSSLPEERNRSGAPFETCARLSEKPEAEPRELDPEQKRSRARERRREGRSKTFDWAEFRPLQQALAQERASASGPPTLPEAEPGELERERARRREERRKRFGALEAVDGPPEDPASRMEVDRSPGPPTTPDLKTQNVHVEIEQRWHQVETTPLREEKQVPIAPLHLSSSEDRSDRLSTHELTSLLEKELEQSQKEASDLLEQNRLLQDQLRVALGREQSAREGYVLQTEVATSPSGAWQRLHRVSRDLQRELEVQGQRQGLTAQQAQALKRSYGEAKDAARHHEAEIHSLQARLRSAAAELTAKEQALARLQGDLKLEKERVREHLEEWRHSKATLSGQLQASEQKLKSVEALLLEKTQELRELGAQQALQRDRQQEVQRLQERIADLGQQLGASEQAQRLMEEKLQRNYELLLDSCEREKQALLQNLKEVEDRASAYEDQLQGHAQQMEALQREKLSARSEGSKVVRQLEEQLEMKEASIQKLAEHVQSLREERDLLKQRFQELMGRTALCDGDVAELREKLRGREADYQSLEHSYRRAAGQLQGLHALLRDKEQELRHIKEVHEKVLEKKDQDLNEALVKMVALGSSLEETEMKLQTKEEILRKFTKASSEEAEEPQSSLEEAEDGSAPSGPPLHASGAPLHASGASPGCPPGRLEGEDPGAPPREKHEHSSPRREAGVMPPKSEGPDQEGHPKNTGKSEQGAPSVKRQRIRFSTIQCQKYTQPEGSEKTWTSSTSSDTSQDRSPSEESLSSEATLSSLPANSDSDTYLSIIHSLETKLYVTEEKLKDVTGKLESQQGQSREALLSLHQQWAGTEARLREQLHASLLQVGALASQLEQEKQARVKAVEARIGELGSFQVRNTQALACLEKCCEQLRSLQGLGQEEAQQAEASPLASVEGVLVSAIQALRHWPAPADGVAQAQLEEGSFLEKAKETLQQPPHRPELTEQEQLQLLADQVALEASLIHQIADSLKNTTSDISLLLHEVSQSGVLPREPGAAVWLGTPADAWAKKVLVDGEFWSQVESLSQHLGTLGGEAAGTSGEGQQSLPQALVPALADATWVRAELSFAVQSVRESFHRRLQSIQETLQGTQVALQQHKLLLGKILGAYQTPDFERVMQQVVEALRLPAGIAGGAQASWDRSPLGEDLSCRDITGSQEPAQLSDQSSGALVAIQEELAQQLKDKASLLGEISVSLASLPPVESVRDCQKLLQASWNLSYNTSLGGLGQYSSLLVKDAIIQAQVCYAACRIRLEYEKELQHYRGSWRSRAASCQEHEQAVGALRAEYEDLLRKQKSEYLEVIAVVQRENAELKAQAAQLAHQQQYLEEVESKHSASMCALRGRYEEEIRCVVEQLNRAENTLQAEHSRVLRQLDASVRDRQDMERQHVQQMQTLEDKFQLKVRELQTIHEEELRTLQAHYSQNLQCLQETLCQGQGQPPEALPASSPLPPPSSTWPAEQPSDALQVASGEADSTAGLRERVQELEAQTDLLREELEHKGPRGSAAALQEKYQRDFENLKATCERGFAAMEETHQKKIEDLQRQHQRELEKLREEKDRLLAEETAATISAIEAMKNAHREEMERELEKSQRSQISSINSDIEALRRQYLEELQSVQRELEVLSEQYSQKCLENAHLAQALEAERQALRQCQRENQELNAHNQELNNRLAAEIARLRTLLTGDAGGEAAGSPLAQGKDAYELEVLLRVKESEIQYLKQEISSLKDELQTALRDKKYASDKYKDIYTELSIVRAKADCDISRLKEQLKTATEALGEKSPENPPVSGYDIMKSKSNPDFLKKDRSCVSRQLRNIRSKSLKEGLTVQERLKLFESRDLKKD
- the MPRIP gene encoding myosin phosphatase Rho-interacting protein isoform X1, translating into MSAAKENPCRKFQANIFNKSKCQNCFKPRESHLLNDEDLTQAKPIYGGWLLLAPDGTDFDNPVHRSRKWQRRFFILYEHGLLRYALDEMPTTLPQGTINMNQCTDVVDGEGRTGQKFSLCILTPEKEHFIRAETKEIISGWLEMLMVYPRTNKQNQKKKRKVEPPTPQEPGPAKVAVTTSSSSIPSAEKVPTTKSTLWQEEMRAKDQPDGSNLSPAQSPSQSQPPGASTLREPGLEGRDEESSMSSDRMDCGRKVRVESGYFSLEKTKQDLKAEEQPLAQPASPPSPSTPNNRYSGPGPPSQERHPLPPPGPPAPCRMIYSSYLGSLDVASQPPTDVDSGSTGGRGAERLGCTFAFKASRQYAALADVPKAIRISHREAFQVERRRLEHRTRARSPGREEVARLFGSERRRSQVIEKFEALDIEKAEHMETNLSAGPPPSSDTRQGRSEKRAFPRKRDLPTDAPTAPLPDASASPLSPHRRAKSLDRRSMESSLTPDLLNFKKGWLTKQYEDGQWKKHWFVLADQSLRYYRDSVAEEAADLDGEIDLSTCYDVTEYPVQRNYGFQIHTKEGEFTLSAMTSGIRRNWIQTIMKHVHPTSAPDVTSSLPEERNRSGAPFETCARLSEKPEAEPRELDPEQKRSRARERRREGRSKTFDWAEFRPLQQALAQERASASGPPTLPEAEPGELERERARRREERRKRFGALEAVDGPPEDPASRMEVDRSPGPPTTPDLKTQNVHVEIEQRWHQVETTPLREEKQVPIAPLHLSSSEDRSDRLSTHELTSLLEKELEQSQKEASDLLEQNRLLQDQLRVALGREQSAREGYVLQTEVATSPSGAWQRLHRVSRDLQRELEVQGQRQGLTAQQAQALKRSYGEAKDAARHHEAEIHSLQARLRSAAAELTAKEQALARLQGDLKLEKERVREHLEEWRHSKATLSGQLQASEQKLKSVEALLLEKTQELRELGAQQALQRDRQQEVQRLQERIADLGQQLGASEQAQRLMEEKLQRNYELLLDSCEREKQALLQNLKEVEDRASAYEDQLQGHAQQMEALQREKLSARSEGSKVVRQLEEQLEMKEASIQKLAEHVQSLREERDLLKQRFQELMGRTALCDGDVAELREKLRGREADYQSLEHSYRRAAGQLQGLHALLRDKEQELRHIKEVHEKVLEKKDQDLNEALVKMVALGSSLEETEMKLQTKEEILRKFTKASSEEAEEPQSSLEEAEDGSAPSGPPLHASGAPLHASGASPGCPPGRLEGEDPGAPPREKHEHSSPRREAGVMPPKSEGPDQEGHPKNTGKSEQGAPSVKRQRIRFSTIQCQKYTQPEGSEKTWTSSTSSDTSQDRSPSEESLSSEATLSSLPANSDSDTYLSIIHSLETKLYVTEEKLKDVTGKLESQQGQSREALLSLHQQWAGTEARLREQLHASLLQVGALASQLEQEKQARVKAVEARIGELGSFQVRNTQALACLEKCCEQLRSLQGLGQEEAQQAEASPLASVEGVLVSAIQALRHWPAPADGVAQAQLEEGSFLEKAKETLQQPPHRPELTEQEQLQLLADQVALEASLIHQIADSLKNTTSDISLLLHEVSQSGVLPREPGAAVWLGTPADAWAKKVLVDGEFWSQVESLSQHLGTLGGEAAGTSGEGQQSLPQALVPALADATWVRAELSFAVQSVRESFHRRLQSIQETLQGTQVALQQHKLLLGKILGAYQTPDFERVMQQVVEALRLPAGIAGGAQASWDRSPLGEDLSCRDITGSQEPAQLSDQSSGALVAIQEELAQQLKDKASLLGEISVSLASLPPVESVRDCQKLLQASWNLSYNTSLGGLGQYSSLLVKDAIIQAQVCYAACRIRLEYEKELQHYRGSWRSRAASCQEHEQAVGALRAEYEDLLRKQKSEYLEVIAVVQRENAELKAQAAQLAHQQQYLEEVESKHSASMCALRGRYEEEIRCVVEQLNRAENTLQAEHSRVLRQLDASVRDRQDMERQHVQQMQTLEDKFQLKVRELQTIHEEELRTLQAHYSQNLQCLQETLCQGQGQPPEALPASSPLPPPSSTWPAEQPSDALQVASGEADSTAGLRERVQELEAQTDLLREELEHKGPRGSAAALQEKYQRDFENLKATCERGFAAMEETHQKKIEDLQRQHQRELEKLREEKDRLLAEETAATISAIEAMKNAHREEMERELEKSQRSQISSINSDIEALRRQYLEELQSVQRELEVLSEQYSQKCLENAHLAQALEAERQALRQCQRENQELNAHNQELNNRLAAEIARLRTLLTGDAGGEAAGSPLAQGKDAYELEVLLRVKESEIQYLKQEISSLKDELQTALRDKKYASDKYKDIYTELSIVRAKADCDISRLKEQLKTATEALGEKSPENPPVSGYDIMKSKSNPDFLKKDRSCVSRQLRNIRSKSLKEGLTVQERLKLFESRDLKKD